From Halorussus lipolyticus:
CGTGATGCGGGCGGAACTGAATCGCCCTGAAGGTCCCATCTTTCCCGGAGGCGGTACGTCACCGCCCCGGTTTGCCGTAGAGAGCGACCTTACGGTCTACTCTCGCTTCAGTTGCAACAGGGTTACGACGATGGCCGTGAGGCGAAGGACGGTCGTCACCGCCCACATCATCGTCTTTGTGCTGATGCAACCTGCAGTGATGATTCCAGGCATCACGCAGGGTGGTGTCGAGACGACACCATTTTCGACTATACAACCTAAATTCAAAAGAATTGTGATACGCACCGCTCAAAGAAACCTCTCGACGTGTAACGAAAACGGGTGAGTAAATTGCACCACCCGCGTGATACCTGGAACCATATCGACGTTCCACAGCAAGTGAATTAAAACTTGTGCATAGAGGAATGTCTATCTCTGCGTCAAGAATTGGCTACTTTGTTCCGTTCACCATCCCTGAACGAGGGACCGACGACTCACCGAAGCCCCTTCGCCTCGGCCAACTCCCGGAGGCCCTCCTCCAGCGAGACGGTCGGTTCGTAGCCCAACTTCTCGCGGGCCTTCGAGATGTCGGGGTCGCTCTCCTCGATGTCGCCGGGCCGGGGGTCTACGTGGGTAATCTCCGAGGACGAGTCGGTCACGTCCACGATAGTCTCGGCGAGGTCCCGGATGGTGACGCTCCGACCCGTGGCGACGTTGAACGCCTCGCCCACGTGGTCGGTGGTCGCCGCCAGCAGGTTGGCCTGCACCACGTCCCGGACGTGGACGAAATCGCGGGTCTGCTCGCCGTCGCCCTCGATGGTGATGGGACCCTCCTCGGCCTGCTGGAAGAAGACGTTCACGACCGCGCTGTACTCGGGGTTCTGGCGAGGGCCGTAGACGTTGAAGTAGCGTAGCGGGACGGTTTCGAGGCCGTAGAGGTCGTGATACCGCCGGGCGTAGTGGTCCAGCGATAGCTTGTCGATGCCGTAGGGCGAGGTCGGGTCCTTCGAGTCGTCCTCCGAAATCGGCAGGGAGTCGGGGTGGCCGTAGATGGCGGCGGAGGAGGCCAGCACCACCCGAGCGTCCTCGTCGCGGGCACACTCCAGTAGGTCCACCGTCGCGGCGGCGTTGACACGGTTGCTCGCGGGCGGGTCCTCGACCGACTCCTCGACGCTGACCAGCGCGGCCTCGTGGAAGATGAGACTCGCGCCGTCCGTGGCCTCCGCCAGCGTCTCGGGGTCGCACACGTCGCCCTCCACGATTTCGGCCTCGTCGGGCACGTTCTCGCGCGCCCCGCCCGAGAAGTCGTCGAGGACCCGGACCTCGTTGTCGCCGACTAACTCCTCGGCGAGGTGGCTTCCGATGAAGCCAGCACCGCCGGTTATCAGCACCGTCTCGCCGGAAACCGTCGGGCCGACCGTGGACCCGAGCGCGTCGTCGTCACCGTCGTTCATACGACCATCCTCGATTCGAGACGCCAAATAAGCCGGGCCTCGGTTTTGAGAAATGCTATCATGGTCCTCGGTTAGGTCAGGATGGTCCGGACGCGCCGGAGGTCCAGCAGGCCGCCCGCGATGGAGAGGCCGCCCCAGACCGCGATGCCGGCGAAAATCGAGGCCACGACGGCGAGCGCGCCGCCGACCTGCGCGAGGACCGCGACGACCGCAATCGCCATCGCGCCCGTCACCGCGACCACCGCGGTCAGGTGGCGCGCGAGTTCGCCGAGCGACAGCGAGAGTTCGGCGTGGATGACCCAGAGCGTGACCGCCAGCACCCCGGCGTGGGTGATGACCGTCGCGGCGGCCGCGCCGACCACGCCGAACGCCGGAATCATCACGAGGTTGAGGAGGAAGTTGGCGACCGACCCGCCGCCCTTGGCGATGGCACGCTCTCGCGCTCTCCCGAGGAAGTCCAGCGCGTCCCCGGTGATGTACGAGACGGCTTGCAGAATCACGTAGGCCGAAAACACCTGCAAGACCGGCGCGGCGTCCGCCCACTTCTCGCCGAAGACGAGCGTGATGGCGGGTTCGGCCACGATAACCATGCCCACGGCGGCCGGGACGTACAGGAGCAGGATGTACTTCAGCGTGGTCTCGTAAATCTGGGCCGCGTGGTCGGTCTCGCCGTCGGCCTTGTGTTCGCCGTAGGCCGGCGAGAGGGTGAACCCGAGCGAGGCCGCCGGAGAGTGGATGAATCCCATAATCTGCTTGGCGAGGTAGTAGTAGCCCACCGCGACCGGGTTCATGAAGAAGCCGACCAGAATCGTGTCCACGCGCTTGTCGAGAATATTCGCCCCGCGGGTCGCGGTCAGCGGGATGCTGTACCGGGCAACCCGGTTGGTCAGGCCCGGTTCCGGCTTGCTCGACCGGTCGGCGTCCCGGTAGCACTTCCAGTAGAGCATCGCTAACCCGAGGACCGCGCCGACCCCGTAGCCGACGATGTAGCCCACGATGGCACCGAACGCGCCGCCGACGACGAGGACGAACGCCGCCGCGAGGACCAACCGACTCAGCGACCCGATGGCCCGAATCACCGCACTGTTGGTTATCTGGTTGTACCCCTGAAAGATGACCTGCGAGAAGGTGAACAGCGAGTGGACCGCGATGTAGCCAGCCCCGACCACGAGCAAGGGGCCAAGTTCCGGTTGGCCGACCATCCCGGAGACCTGCCCGGCCAGTAGGGCGAACAGGCCGCCCACGACCAGAATGGCCGCAAGCCGGTAAGTCATCGCGGTCCGGAGGACGTGGGGCACTTGGTCCGGTTTCTTCTCGCGGTACTCGGTGATGTAGCGCGCGGCCGCCTTGGCGATACCGAGGTCGGTGAACAACTGGACGACCCCCATCACCGCCAGCGCCGCGCCGAGGAGACCGTACTCCTCCTGCGTGAGGAGGAATCGCGCCAGTACGACCATCAGCAGACCGCTGGCGACCATGTGGAGGACGCGGGCGCTCAGCATCGCCTTGAACGACCGCGAGAACTGTTTCAGGTCCATGTCGAGCTATCGCCCCCGGATGCGTCTGCACGACGCTTCCCCCCGACCGGCCGTGACGACGAAGATTCCCCCGGTCGCCACGGCGCGGAATCGACCGGAAGAAGGCGTTGCTCCCGTCTCGCAGAGTGGTGTTCGCGTAGATTCATGACTGACGAGTTCGCGTCTGACGACGCGCAGTTACTTTCATTCTCCCGCTGTCGGGGCTTTGTTATGACTCGCTTATTCCGAATAAGCGAGGGAAGGCGTGGCACGTCGTCCGACTGTGGCCCGGTGAGTTCCGGTCAATCAGATGCGAGAAACGACACGACGGTCCGGGGGTTCACCAGACCGCTGGCGATGGACAGGCCTGCCCAGACCGCGACCCCGAGGAGGACCACCCCGGCCAGCGAAATCGCGTTCGAGATGAGCGGCGTCGAAGCGAAGACGACCGCCGCCATCCCGATGGCGGTCCCGCCGATGAGTGCCACCGACCGCCCGAGGTCCGACAGCGCGAGGGGTAGCTCTGACTGCATGACCGAGACGTTGATAGCGGTGTACGCGCCGTAAGTTGCGACCGTGGCGAATCCGGCCCCGACGACGCCGAACCGCGGGATGAGGAGCAGGTTCAGCACGAAGTTGGCTCCCGCGGTCACGCCCTTCGCAATCGCCCGGATTCGCGCCCGACCGAGGAAGTCGAGCGTCTTGGTCGTAATCTTGTTGATGGCCCGGAGGACGACGTAGGCCCCGAACACCTGCACGACGGGAACCGCCGAGAGGTACTCCTCGCCGAAGACGACTCGGACCGTCGGCTCTGCGACGAGGACCAGTCCGACAGCGCCGGGGATGTACAACAGCAGGGTGTACTCGACCGCCTGCTGGTAGAGTTCTGCCGCCCGGTCTAACTGCTCGTTGGCCTTCTGCTCGCCGAGTTCGGGCGAGATGGTGAACCCGAGCGACCCGGCGGGCGCGAGGACAGACGACGAAATCTGCTTGGCGATGGTGTAGAACCCGACCGCGGCGGGGTTGAGCAGGACGCCGATGAGGATGGTGTCGATTTTGTTGTTCAGCACGCCCGCGCCCTTCGTCACCGTGAGGGGGACGCTGTACTCCAGCACGCGCCGGGAGAGGCCCTCCTCCGGGGAGTCAGCCTTCTCGTGTCGGGAGTAGAACTTCCGGTAGAGGATGGCAGTCCCGACCAGCATCGCCAGCCCAGCCCCGGCAAGGTAGCCGAGCATCGCGCCGACCGCCCCGAGGCCGAGGCCGAAGACGAACACGACCACGAACACGACCCGGTTGGCGTTGTTCACGATTTGGACCAGCGCGCTCCACTCGACCCGGTTGAACCCCTGAAACAGCAGGCTGTTGAACACACTCAGCGAGTGAACTCCGAGGTAGCCGGCCCCGACCAGCAGGAGCGGCGCGAGTTCCGGCTCGCCGATGAACCGGGCGATAGGTTGGTTGGCGACCGCGAGGACGCCCCCGACCAGCGCGACGAGCGCCAGTCGGTACTTCAGCGCCGCCAGCAGGACGTGGGGAATCTGGGCCGGGTCGTTCTCCTTGAACTCCGAGACGTACCGCGCCGCGGACTTGGCCAGCCCCAAGTCGCTGAACAGTCGCGCGACGCCGACGACCGACAGACCCAGAAAGAGGAGACCGTACTCGGCGGGTTGGAGCAGGTACCGGGTCAGAAGCACCATCAGGGCGGCGTTGGCCGAGATATGGACGATGCGCCCGAGGAAGGTGAGTCTGAACCCCTTCGAGAGTCGGTTGCCGGCCGACATCAGTGCGCGTTCGAGGCGAGGAGTTCGCTCAATTCGCCGACGCTCGGCGCGGCGTCTGGTCGGTTCTCGCGCGTCGAATCGGGTCTCGCGTCGTTGGCCCGGTCGTCGCTCGGTGGTCTCGTTCGGAGAGCGTACATCTCTGCTGAAAGCCACGTGAAATGTCGGCTTTGTTCTGTGCCGGCACCCGACCGACGTGACGGTGCCTACCGCCACCGCAGGCCGACCATACGCTGGTCAGCCAGAGCGTACGACCGACAGCACTCACTGCCGGGTGCGCCCCGTGGTCGTCACAGGCCACGCCAGAATTGCGGTTTCAGAGCTACTGCGGTCTAATTAGCGCGATTAATCGCCGATTTCCTCGCCAAACGGTCACCGTTTATATGGGCAAGTGTCCGTTACCTTGGTGATACGAACCCGCGGACTGCACCGCCGATTCGGACTCTGTGACGCCCGAATCTAGCCATCAAATTTAAATAGGAAATATCACATTGAACGAATTCCGCCAACTATTTAATAGGGTAGTTGGACATTGAATCCGCATGGCACGCGAACACGACACGGCACGAAATGGTGACGACGAGTCCGCCGGATTCGACCGGCGTTCCTACCTCCGACTCGCCGGTACCGCGATAGCATCGTCCGCGATTGTGGGAGCAAGTGGCTCCGCAGTCGCTGTGGAGTACGACACCGTAACCGTCTCGGCAGGCGATACCCGAACGTTCTCGGTCGGGAGCGGCGAGACGCTCGAAAACACCCTCATCGACATCACCGCCGACGGCGCGTCCGCCCGCATCGTCACCAGCGGGAGCGGGTGGACCGTCCGGAACGTCGGTCTCAAGGGCCAGCATCCCGGTGGCCACCACCAGATGATTGTCCGCGTGGACGACCCCGACGGAACCGGTCGCCTCGAAAACGTCTTCCTCGGCAACGAGCAGGCCGACCGGAGCGCCAAGGGCGGCATCTACTGGGACAGCGCGAGTAGCGAGAAAGGCACCATCGTCCTCGACCGCGTTCACATCGCCAACAAGGTTGACAACGGTTTCTACGGCGAGGGCGACGGCTACGGCCACCAAATCGTCAAGAACTGCTACTTCCACAACAACACCATCTCGAACGTCCGGGTCGGGTCACGCCACTCGACCAGTCGCGTGGTCAATACCACGGTCCACATCGACGGCGGCAACCCGCCCTGCGGGGCCGGTTGCTCGTCGCCCGGTTCGACCAACACCCGCGCCATCTGGGCGTGGTTCGGCGAGGTCCACGTCGAGGACTGCGACATCAAGGGCGCGCCCCTGCTGACGAAAGAGGGCGGGAGCATCACCCAGTCGAACACTCGCGTGGGGAGCGCCGCGGACACCTCGCCGCCTGAAGGCGTCCCGATGACCGCCGAGGAGGCCGCCAGCGGCGGGTCCTCCTCGGGCGACTCGGGGTCCGGCGACACCACGACCGGAGACGGGTCGAGCGAGACCTCTTGGGACACCATCACCATCGACAGCGACGGCGGCGGCCTCGCACCCTACGAGTTCACCGTCAGCGGCGAGGTCCAGAAGAACGAGGATTCCTACGAGGACACCGTGGAAGGCGCGACTGCGAGCGGCTCTGTCGGCCCGGAGCGCGGCGTCGATAGCTTCGACTACACCGGCGAGATTACGGCGTTCAGCCTCGACGGCCCCGCGACGGTCTACCGCAACGGCCAAGAGGTCAACCCGGCCACGCTCGGCGAGAGCGAGACCCAACTTCCGAACACGCTCATCCTCGACGGCACCGACTCGCCCAACCGAGCGAGCGACTACGCCTTCGAGGTCAGCGGCGACTTAGAGAAGAGCGCGGAACTCGGCTCCATCAACCCCTACGACAGCATCTCCGGCGGAACGGTCGAGGGCCGCGTCATCGGCGGCAAGGACGCCTACCGGTACTCGGGCGACATCACGAACTTCCGTATCGAGGGGTCGCTGGCCGTCAGTATCGACGACGCCGACGACTCGAAGTAACTTCCACTGTTCTTCCGTTTATCGGCGCGGCCTAAAACGAGCGAAAAGCGACGCGCTCAGTCGTCGGTGGCGGCGACCGAGGGACGACTCTCGACCATCTCTCGATCCGCTTCGGCACGAATCTCGTTGATTAAAGCAATCGTCCACTTGCCCTCCTCCATCGGGACGGGCATCTCGCCGCCGTGAGCCAGCGCCTTTGCTTCGGCGTCGATTTGGTAGTAGTGGGGTTTGAGGCTCTTTTCGGTCTCCCAACTCTCGTCGCGCTTGCTCTTTGCGACCTTCAGGACGTTATCGACCGACCCGCGGACGTGGCCGACCACCTTGTCCACCGTGTTCTGGACGCGCGTGACCGACGAGGACACGTAGTGCTTGTCGAGTTCGACCACGCTCTGAGAGACCAAATCGACCGTCAGCGACTTCTTCTCGCCGTGGAGCATGAGTTGTCGCTGGGGGATGGACCCCGAGATGAGTTTGACGTTACACAGCACGCCCTCGTCGGTGGTGTACTGGAGTTGGGCGCTGTCGTAGGTGAAATCGTAGTCGTACTCGCCCGAGAGATTGGTGGTCGCCTTGACCGACTCGCGGTCCTTCGGGAATCCGCCCGCGCTGAGCGCCAGATAGATGGGATGGGGCAGGCCCTCCTCGAACTCGCCGCCGGGCAGGTCGAAGGCCCACTCGCCGCGGTTGGCGTCGTCGGGCAGGGTGTCGCCGGTGTGAACGAGGTCGATGCCCCAGAGTTCGCCGAGTTCGCCCGACTCGACGCGCTCCATCGCTGTCCGCATCGCCGGGGTGAACCGGTGGTTGTGCATCACCGAGACGGGCACGTCGTGTTCGTCGGCCGCGGCCCGTAGCTCCTCGAACTCCTCGACTGTCTCGGTGATTGGCTTCTCTATCATCACCGGGATGCCCGCCTCGATGGCCTGCTTGGCCAGCGGGAAGTGAGACTGGACCGGCGTGCAGATGTGAAGCCAGTCGAGGTCCTCGGCGTCGATGAGCGATTCCACGTCGAAGTACGCCCGGATACCGTACTCGTCGGCGGTCGTCTTCGCTCTCTCCTCGTCGAGGTCGCACACCGCCACCAGTTCGGTCTCCGGACACTTCTGGAGGCCCGAAAGGTGCCGGTCAGATACGTTTCCTGCGCCGATGACTGCGGATTCCAGCGCCATGCGACCTATAATATTTGTCCGCTATGTATTGTTATGTACCGTATGAAAACGCTCCGGAGCGCGAGAATCGAGCGTACGAGGCCCCAGAGGAATTTTTCGGTCGCGTCAGGCCGTGATTGTAGCCGAGAAAGCGCCTTCAGAGGTCCCGCAGGTCGGGGTGTTCGTGGCGCACGTCCACGTTCCCGAACCCGTTTTCGGCCACCTCGTCTCTGGTGGCCTGCCACTTTTGGTGGCGCGCCAGAATCCAGACCGGGACCTCCTCGACGCCTAGCACCTTCGCAAGCGACAGGCGATTCCGGCCGTCGTAGAACAGCAGGTCACCATCCCGACCGACGTTGACGGTTATCTCGTCGAGCAGGAACCGCTCGGGAACCGGATACTGGCTGTTCTCGATGGGGTTGGCGACGTTCTTCTCGGCCAACTCGCGCTGGGACCGGTAGCCGTTCTCCCGAATCTTCTCGTAGAGGCTGTCCAACCGCCGGCACCGCTGTTCGAACTCGCGTATCGAACCGCAGTCCCACCGGGTCCGCCCGTTCCGAATCTGGGTGGTGATTCGGTCGAAGAAGTCGGTTTCACTCCACGGGACGCCCTCCTCGAAGTGGGCCGCGAAGGCCTCGTAGATGTCGGTGTCCTCGAATCGAGTTTCGAGGAGGTCCCAGTCGCCGCCCAGCACGTCGCCCGCGTGCTTGAACTGGGCCTTGGGCAGACTCTCGGCGGTGACGTACTCGATGCGGTCGGGACTGACCCACGTAATCTCGTAGGGGTCGATGGGCGCTCCTCGCCAGTTCAGCGTCGCCTTCCGGAACTGGGTGGCTCGCAGGTGAGACCGCATGTAGAGGCTCCACCCTCGCTGAATCGCGTCGCCGTACTCCGAGTTCTCCATCAGATTTCGCCCCGTCCCCTTCACGAGTTCTGCCAGAGAGTGGACTCTCCGATTCATATTCGTCACCTCGGAGTAGCACCACGCTCTACATTGTTATACCCCGTTTACGTAACTCTCGGTGGGCCTACCGTGAGTCGCCACAGCAGAAGGCTCGTCGTTCCCGAGGACGAATCGGTCCAACGGGAGCCTGATAGACTGAAAAAGAGGTATCGCGGAGTCGAAGCGCAGGCTACGCCGTGCTGTTCGTCTCGCTGGCGGTCAGGTAGACCTGCACGCCGCCGTTGGTCTCGACCCGCGAGAGGCCGGGCGTCGAGTCGAGCGACCGGAAGCCGTCGCGGTCGAACCGGAAGCCATCGTACACCTGCAAGTCCTGTTGCTTGGCCCGGTCGGTGTACGCGAGATACCGGTCCTCGTAGTGGCGGGCGATGTACTCCCCGGTGAAGTTCTCGTCCACTGCGGGATGTTTCTCGTTGGCGTAGAGACTCCCGACCGCCATCTTGCGTTCTCTGCTCTCCTGATAGCCCAGCACCGCGTCGGACCAGCGTTCGCCCGACCCCCGGATGCCGATGAGGGGGGCCGAACCCTTGTACTCGATTGCGGTCTCGAACCCGTTCATCTGGGCCTCGGTGACGTGGCTGGAAGTCTGGTA
This genomic window contains:
- a CDS encoding flippase, with the translated sequence MDLKQFSRSFKAMLSARVLHMVASGLLMVVLARFLLTQEEYGLLGAALAVMGVVQLFTDLGIAKAAARYITEYREKKPDQVPHVLRTAMTYRLAAILVVGGLFALLAGQVSGMVGQPELGPLLVVGAGYIAVHSLFTFSQVIFQGYNQITNSAVIRAIGSLSRLVLAAAFVLVVGGAFGAIVGYIVGYGVGAVLGLAMLYWKCYRDADRSSKPEPGLTNRVARYSIPLTATRGANILDKRVDTILVGFFMNPVAVGYYYLAKQIMGFIHSPAASLGFTLSPAYGEHKADGETDHAAQIYETTLKYILLLYVPAAVGMVIVAEPAITLVFGEKWADAAPVLQVFSAYVILQAVSYITGDALDFLGRARERAIAKGGGSVANFLLNLVMIPAFGVVGAAAATVITHAGVLAVTLWVIHAELSLSLGELARHLTAVVAVTGAMAIAVVAVLAQVGGALAVVASIFAGIAVWGGLSIAGGLLDLRRVRTILT
- a CDS encoding flippase; this translates as MSAGNRLSKGFRLTFLGRIVHISANAALMVLLTRYLLQPAEYGLLFLGLSVVGVARLFSDLGLAKSAARYVSEFKENDPAQIPHVLLAALKYRLALVALVGGVLAVANQPIARFIGEPELAPLLLVGAGYLGVHSLSVFNSLLFQGFNRVEWSALVQIVNNANRVVFVVVFVFGLGLGAVGAMLGYLAGAGLAMLVGTAILYRKFYSRHEKADSPEEGLSRRVLEYSVPLTVTKGAGVLNNKIDTILIGVLLNPAAVGFYTIAKQISSSVLAPAGSLGFTISPELGEQKANEQLDRAAELYQQAVEYTLLLYIPGAVGLVLVAEPTVRVVFGEEYLSAVPVVQVFGAYVVLRAINKITTKTLDFLGRARIRAIAKGVTAGANFVLNLLLIPRFGVVGAGFATVATYGAYTAINVSVMQSELPLALSDLGRSVALIGGTAIGMAAVVFASTPLISNAISLAGVVLLGVAVWAGLSIASGLVNPRTVVSFLASD
- a CDS encoding Gfo/Idh/MocA family protein — encoded protein: MALESAVIGAGNVSDRHLSGLQKCPETELVAVCDLDEERAKTTADEYGIRAYFDVESLIDAEDLDWLHICTPVQSHFPLAKQAIEAGIPVMIEKPITETVEEFEELRAAADEHDVPVSVMHNHRFTPAMRTAMERVESGELGELWGIDLVHTGDTLPDDANRGEWAFDLPGGEFEEGLPHPIYLALSAGGFPKDRESVKATTNLSGEYDYDFTYDSAQLQYTTDEGVLCNVKLISGSIPQRQLMLHGEKKSLTVDLVSQSVVELDKHYVSSSVTRVQNTVDKVVGHVRGSVDNVLKVAKSKRDESWETEKSLKPHYYQIDAEAKALAHGGEMPVPMEEGKWTIALINEIRAEADREMVESRPSVAATDD
- a CDS encoding NAD-dependent epimerase/dehydratase family protein, which translates into the protein MNDGDDDALGSTVGPTVSGETVLITGGAGFIGSHLAEELVGDNEVRVLDDFSGGARENVPDEAEIVEGDVCDPETLAEATDGASLIFHEAALVSVEESVEDPPASNRVNAAATVDLLECARDEDARVVLASSAAIYGHPDSLPISEDDSKDPTSPYGIDKLSLDHYARRYHDLYGLETVPLRYFNVYGPRQNPEYSAVVNVFFQQAEEGPITIEGDGEQTRDFVHVRDVVQANLLAATTDHVGEAFNVATGRSVTIRDLAETIVDVTDSSSEITHVDPRPGDIEESDPDISKAREKLGYEPTVSLEEGLRELAEAKGLR